Proteins found in one Geomonas subterranea genomic segment:
- a CDS encoding GSU3473 family protein — MGVLVCYDDFSYDVINDYFLDHLLSTGCILGFDRSEHWVKEVDAVLPAPCSVRHTPV; from the coding sequence ATGGGAGTGCTGGTTTGCTACGACGACTTTAGCTACGACGTGATCAACGACTATTTCCTGGATCACCTGCTGTCGACCGGATGCATTCTCGGGTTTGACAGATCGGAGCACTGGGTGAAAGAGGTGGATGCGGTTCTACCCGCCCCTTGCAGCGTAAGGCACACCCCGGTCTGA
- a CDS encoding ArsR family transcriptional regulator, which translates to MKERPRHPFIPPPRQDTVRRELTVLLREENLTVRELSGLVGIPEKEVLEHLEHLRTALHGRLDMTPPRCLECGFSFQKRERLKKPGRCPVCHSGRIIDPSFTIG; encoded by the coding sequence GTGAAGGAGCGCCCGAGACACCCCTTCATCCCGCCGCCGCGGCAGGATACCGTGCGGCGGGAACTGACTGTGTTGCTGCGGGAGGAGAACCTGACGGTGAGGGAACTCTCGGGGTTGGTGGGAATTCCGGAAAAGGAGGTGCTGGAGCACCTCGAGCATCTAAGGACCGCGCTCCATGGCAGGCTGGACATGACCCCGCCCCGCTGCCTGGAGTGCGGTTTTTCATTTCAGAAGCGGGAGCGCCTGAAAAAGCCCGGGCGCTGCCCGGTCTGTCACAGCGGGCGCATCATCGACCCTTCCTTCACCATCGGCTGA
- a CDS encoding BON domain-containing protein — protein sequence MIRAEEVIGTIRAALEREPRVNLHGHPVELSFADGVVTIAGEVGGIAAKKLALGIAARPLPVTGLVDRLRVEPSEQMEDGAIRDHVCNALASEPAFMQYAVQAIVKQELEEVRGTAQRGLERVVEVEVNDGVVILNGRAESISHKRLAGVLAWWVPGSKDVVNGIEVWSDPDENDDEMVDLIRIVLEKDPLVNASQISIHSTNGLVTLEGAVPTPDNKLAAESDAWYVLGVTEVVNKLVVTG from the coding sequence ATGATCAGAGCGGAAGAGGTCATCGGGACCATTCGGGCGGCACTCGAGCGGGAGCCGCGGGTGAATCTGCACGGCCATCCCGTCGAGCTGAGCTTTGCCGACGGCGTCGTCACCATCGCGGGCGAAGTCGGCGGGATTGCCGCGAAGAAACTTGCCCTCGGGATAGCAGCCAGGCCGTTGCCGGTCACCGGCCTCGTGGACCGGTTGCGCGTCGAGCCGTCTGAGCAGATGGAGGACGGCGCCATCCGTGACCATGTTTGCAACGCACTCGCCAGCGAGCCCGCTTTCATGCAGTACGCGGTGCAGGCCATCGTGAAGCAGGAGCTTGAAGAGGTGCGCGGAACCGCCCAGCGTGGGCTGGAGCGGGTCGTCGAGGTCGAGGTCAACGACGGCGTCGTCATCCTGAACGGCAGGGCGGAGAGCATCTCGCACAAACGGCTGGCGGGCGTCCTGGCCTGGTGGGTGCCGGGGAGCAAGGACGTGGTCAACGGCATCGAGGTGTGGTCCGACCCCGATGAGAACGACGATGAAATGGTGGACCTGATCAGGATCGTCCTGGAGAAGGATCCCCTGGTGAATGCGTCGCAGATCTCGATCCATAGCACCAATGGGTTGGTCACGCTGGAGGGTGCGGTACCGACGCCGGACAACAAACTGGCCGCCGAGTCGGACGCCTGGTATGTGCTGGGGGTGACCGAGGTGGTCAACAAGCTGGTGGTGACCGGGTGA
- the rpsA gene encoding 30S ribosomal protein S1 — protein sequence MDNDHREEMETEEESFADLFERSQKDAGRLEPGAKVEATVLQIAKDWIFLDTGRKGEGVLDIKELLDAEGNVSVKVGDKVAAWFVSSRNNEMRFTTNVGGGGSHSAGNAQLEEAYAAGIPVQGVVEKEVKGGFEVKVAGSRAFCPFSQIALRRVEDTAALLGKQMSFKITEYSERGRNIVISHRALLEEEQQQQKDALKETLKVGDRVTGTVTSLRDFGAFVSIGAVEGLLPVSEVAWARVNHVSEVLSAGQEVEVVVKAIDWEKNRISFSLKDTLADPWEEAASAFPEGSYQNGKVARLTPFGAFVTLASGVDGLIHISKLGAGKRIQHPKEVLSEGQEVEVKVESVDREAKKISLALASVSRAAEEQAQSMDAYKKTVSEAPKGMGTLGDLLKAKLKG from the coding sequence ATGGATAACGATCACAGGGAAGAGATGGAAACCGAAGAGGAGAGCTTTGCCGATCTGTTCGAGCGGAGCCAGAAGGATGCCGGCCGCCTGGAGCCGGGTGCCAAGGTCGAGGCGACGGTACTGCAGATCGCCAAGGACTGGATCTTTCTGGATACCGGCCGTAAAGGCGAAGGGGTCCTCGATATCAAGGAACTCCTTGACGCCGAGGGCAACGTGAGCGTCAAGGTCGGTGACAAGGTCGCCGCCTGGTTCGTCTCTTCGCGCAACAACGAGATGCGTTTCACCACCAATGTAGGGGGCGGCGGCAGCCACTCCGCCGGCAACGCGCAGCTCGAGGAGGCTTACGCCGCCGGTATCCCGGTTCAGGGCGTGGTCGAAAAGGAAGTGAAGGGTGGTTTCGAGGTGAAGGTCGCCGGTTCCCGCGCCTTCTGCCCGTTCTCCCAGATCGCCCTGAGAAGGGTTGAGGACACCGCGGCCCTGTTGGGCAAGCAGATGTCCTTCAAGATCACCGAGTACTCCGAGAGGGGGCGCAACATCGTTATCTCCCACCGGGCGCTGCTCGAGGAGGAACAGCAGCAGCAGAAGGACGCGCTGAAGGAAACCCTCAAGGTGGGCGACCGCGTGACCGGGACGGTGACGTCGCTGCGCGACTTCGGCGCCTTCGTGTCCATCGGCGCCGTCGAGGGGCTCCTGCCGGTTTCCGAGGTGGCCTGGGCGCGCGTGAATCACGTCAGCGAGGTCCTTTCCGCCGGTCAGGAAGTTGAGGTGGTGGTGAAGGCGATCGACTGGGAGAAGAACCGCATCTCCTTCTCCTTGAAGGATACCCTGGCAGATCCCTGGGAAGAGGCCGCGAGCGCCTTCCCTGAAGGGTCCTACCAGAACGGCAAGGTGGCAAGGCTCACCCCGTTTGGCGCCTTTGTGACCCTGGCCAGCGGCGTGGACGGCCTGATCCACATCTCCAAGCTGGGGGCTGGCAAGAGGATTCAGCATCCGAAGGAGGTCCTCTCCGAAGGGCAGGAGGTTGAGGTCAAGGTCGAGTCGGTGGACCGTGAGGCGAAGAAAATTTCCCTCGCACTCGCTTCGGTCAGCCGTGCAGCCGAGGAGCAGGCGCAGAGCATGGACGCGTACAAGAAGACCGTCTCCGAGGCTCCGAAAGGGATGGGCACACTCGGCGACCTGCTCAAGGCGAAGCTGAAGGGGTAG
- a CDS encoding RtcB family protein yields MNVPAALKRISDTIWELPVSYKEGMLVPARIVASEKLVKEMDAGVFEQVSNVATLPGIQRYAYCMPDGHWGYGFPIGGVAAMDPRSGVISPGGIGFDINCGMRLVLTSLTAEQVQPKLHQLVDRLFARIPTGVGCHGFIKMKGDDFRSVVQQGSRWCLKNGFANQQDLEMTEEGGCFPGADATHISDKAVERGYNQLGTLGSGNHYCEIQVVQPQNIMDPELAGSFGLTTVPNQVVIMFHCGSRGFGHQVATDYLKLFLSVMERKYGIKIVDRELACAPFHSPEGQAYFSAMKCAVNMAFANRQVILHRIREVFSDVFHASPDDLGLRMVYDVAHNTAKLEKHLVNGSSKELLVHRKGSTRAFGPGLPGLPECYQKTGQPVIIGGSMETGSYLLAGMATGADAWYTTAHGSGRTMSRHEAKKKFRGDKLQREMEQRGIYVRTDSFGGLAEEAGAAYKNIDEVVEATELAGLSKRVARLVPIGNIKG; encoded by the coding sequence ATGAACGTACCAGCTGCCCTGAAGCGGATCAGCGACACGATATGGGAACTGCCGGTAAGCTACAAGGAAGGGATGCTGGTTCCCGCCAGAATCGTCGCCAGCGAGAAGCTCGTCAAAGAAATGGACGCCGGCGTTTTCGAGCAGGTGAGCAACGTCGCCACGCTTCCCGGTATCCAGCGCTACGCCTACTGCATGCCGGACGGCCACTGGGGATACGGGTTCCCCATCGGGGGGGTAGCCGCCATGGATCCCCGTTCCGGCGTTATCTCCCCGGGGGGCATCGGCTTCGACATCAACTGCGGGATGCGGCTCGTGCTCACCAGCCTGACCGCCGAGCAGGTCCAGCCCAAACTGCACCAGCTCGTCGACCGGCTTTTCGCCCGCATCCCCACCGGCGTCGGGTGCCACGGCTTTATCAAGATGAAGGGGGACGATTTCCGTTCCGTGGTGCAGCAGGGCTCGCGCTGGTGCCTCAAAAACGGCTTCGCCAACCAGCAAGACCTGGAGATGACCGAGGAAGGAGGGTGCTTTCCGGGGGCGGACGCCACACATATCAGCGACAAGGCGGTGGAACGCGGGTACAACCAGTTGGGCACGCTCGGGAGCGGCAACCATTACTGCGAGATCCAGGTGGTGCAGCCGCAAAACATCATGGACCCGGAACTCGCCGGCTCATTCGGCCTCACCACGGTTCCCAACCAGGTGGTGATCATGTTCCACTGCGGCAGCAGGGGGTTCGGCCACCAGGTGGCCACGGACTACCTGAAGCTCTTCCTCTCGGTCATGGAACGCAAGTACGGCATCAAGATCGTGGACCGCGAGCTCGCCTGCGCCCCCTTCCATTCCCCCGAGGGGCAGGCCTATTTCAGCGCCATGAAGTGCGCCGTCAACATGGCTTTTGCCAACCGCCAGGTCATCCTGCACCGGATCCGCGAGGTATTCTCCGACGTGTTCCACGCCTCGCCGGACGATCTCGGCCTGCGCATGGTGTACGACGTGGCCCACAATACCGCCAAGCTCGAAAAGCACCTTGTCAACGGCAGCAGCAAGGAACTGCTGGTCCACCGCAAAGGTTCGACCCGCGCCTTCGGCCCGGGGCTCCCGGGACTTCCGGAGTGTTACCAAAAGACGGGACAGCCCGTGATCATCGGTGGGAGCATGGAGACCGGCTCCTACCTGCTGGCCGGCATGGCGACCGGCGCCGATGCCTGGTACACCACGGCGCACGGCAGCGGCAGGACCATGAGCCGCCACGAGGCGAAAAAGAAATTCCGGGGCGACAAGCTGCAGCGCGAGATGGAGCAGCGCGGGATCTACGTGCGCACCGACTCTTTCGGCGGGCTGGCAGAGGAGGCGGGTGCCGCCTACAAGAACATCGACGAGGTGGTGGAGGCGACCGAGCTGGCCGGGTTGAGCAAGCGGGTGGCGCGTCTGGTGCCGATCGGGAACATCAAGGGGTGA
- a CDS encoding amino acid ABC transporter ATP-binding protein, giving the protein MKTANQPLLSLKGITKHFGSLTAVNGVDLDVCPGEIVVIIGPSGSGKSTLLRSINFLEEIEEGTIIFEGNEIGYVTSKHGRRHLDVPHKICALRSEIGMVFQHFNLFPHMTVLGNVMEGPLTVQKKSPEEAREIALDMLAKVGLSDKRDVYPATLSGGQKQRVAIARALAMRPKLMLFDEPTSALDPELIGEVFDTIRDLGKEGMTMIIVTHQMGFAKEMADRVIFMEKGAFVAQGTPEDFFANQMEHDRIKSFLNRIL; this is encoded by the coding sequence ATGAAAACCGCTAACCAACCGTTGTTAAGCCTCAAGGGGATCACCAAGCACTTCGGATCGCTCACCGCCGTGAACGGCGTCGACCTCGACGTCTGCCCCGGCGAGATCGTGGTCATCATCGGCCCGTCGGGCTCGGGCAAGTCGACGCTTTTGCGCTCCATCAACTTCCTCGAGGAGATAGAGGAGGGGACCATCATCTTCGAGGGGAACGAAATCGGCTACGTGACCAGCAAGCATGGGAGGCGGCACCTCGACGTCCCGCACAAGATCTGCGCGCTGCGCTCCGAGATCGGGATGGTGTTCCAGCATTTCAACCTGTTCCCGCACATGACCGTCCTCGGCAACGTGATGGAAGGGCCGCTGACCGTGCAGAAGAAGAGCCCCGAGGAGGCGCGTGAGATCGCATTGGACATGCTGGCCAAAGTCGGTCTCTCCGACAAGCGCGACGTCTACCCCGCCACCCTTTCCGGGGGGCAGAAACAGCGGGTGGCCATCGCCCGGGCACTTGCCATGCGACCCAAGCTGATGCTCTTCGACGAGCCCACCTCAGCGCTCGACCCCGAGCTGATCGGGGAGGTATTCGACACCATCCGCGACCTCGGCAAGGAGGGGATGACCATGATCATCGTCACCCACCAGATGGGGTTCGCGAAGGAAATGGCGGACCGGGTGATCTTCATGGAAAAGGGCGCCTTCGTTGCGCAGGGGACCCCGGAGGACTTCTTCGCCAACCAGATGGAGCACGACCGCATCAAATCCTTCCTGAACCGCATCCTTTAA
- a CDS encoding DUF3820 family protein yields MEDLFPDPAQLLKLARTRMPYGKYAGSLLVDLPEPYLVWMRQKGFPEGELGAMLECMYEVKANGLEYLFDPLRRG; encoded by the coding sequence TTGGAGGATCTTTTCCCCGACCCCGCCCAACTGCTGAAGCTGGCCCGCACCCGGATGCCCTATGGGAAATATGCGGGATCACTGCTGGTGGACCTGCCCGAGCCGTACCTGGTCTGGATGCGGCAGAAGGGTTTCCCCGAAGGTGAGCTGGGGGCCATGCTCGAGTGTATGTACGAAGTGAAGGCCAATGGCCTGGAGTACCTGTTCGATCCGCTGCGCCGCGGCTGA
- a CDS encoding archease produces MPYQYRGDIAHADVAFDAWAPTLDELFREAARATMHVMVENLEQVRHVQSIELTLEQENEEMLLFDFLNELIFYKDARRLILLPGAVSISPGDVGVTIRATLSGEEIDPGRHEVGTDVKAVTMLRYGVERVAQGWRATVVLDV; encoded by the coding sequence ATGCCGTACCAGTACCGCGGTGATATCGCCCATGCCGATGTGGCGTTCGACGCCTGGGCGCCGACCCTGGATGAGCTGTTCCGGGAAGCGGCACGGGCCACCATGCATGTCATGGTCGAGAACCTGGAGCAGGTCCGCCACGTTCAGTCGATTGAGCTTACGCTGGAGCAGGAAAACGAGGAGATGCTTCTCTTTGACTTCCTGAACGAGCTGATTTTCTACAAGGACGCCCGCCGGCTGATCCTGCTCCCCGGCGCCGTCTCCATCTCCCCCGGCGACGTCGGCGTCACCATACGGGCGACGCTGTCGGGAGAAGAGATCGATCCGGGCCGCCACGAGGTGGGCACCGACGTGAAGGCCGTGACCATGCTGCGCTACGGGGTGGAACGGGTGGCGCAGGGGTGGCGGGCGACGGTGGTGCTGGACGTGTAG